In Iodobacter fluviatilis, one DNA window encodes the following:
- a CDS encoding LPP20 family lipoprotein, whose protein sequence is MRIKHILVSLATLLAVSTSFAEEGLVSAAGYGAPPQIEGLSGAQRRLMSMRASKLDAYRALAETVQGFRLAGNSTVAALSVQNDSFRIYVDAYLRGARVVSMNALPEGAYETVLELDMSKLVTESSNQNYFAMRGR, encoded by the coding sequence ATGCGGATCAAACATATTCTGGTGTCGCTTGCGACTTTGCTGGCGGTGAGCACTTCTTTTGCTGAAGAAGGGCTGGTAAGCGCTGCTGGTTATGGTGCGCCGCCTCAGATCGAGGGCTTGTCCGGCGCTCAGCGCCGCCTGATGTCGATGCGTGCCTCAAAGCTGGATGCTTATCGTGCGCTGGCCGAAACAGTGCAGGGATTCAGGTTGGCAGGTAACAGTACGGTCGCGGCTTTGTCGGTGCAAAACGATAGCTTCCGTATTTATGTTGATGCTTATCTGCGTGGTGCGCGGGTGGTTTCGATGAATGCCTTGCCAGAGGGCGCTTACGAGACCGTATTAGAATTAGATATGTCTAAGCTGGTGACAGAATCATCAAACCAAAATTATTTTGCGATGCGGGGCCGCTAA
- a CDS encoding flagellar assembly protein T N-terminal domain-containing protein yields MLKACVLLLLAFHACAAEIEGLSAIGVGGIPMARQEAIQDALMQASLWNGAKVEASSHVENGRVSELQRVYPVQTLDRYKLLREWREGSFYHVMIETDPKPEPVPAEKMVASAPAAVAIADSAPQGALARQPVRECAQSDFAYRKKLLLAHFQLQNPVDANDISHFQDGLQQELSRMLSASDHYLPQRTVNEAAFNLQPGFYDPVLQPERVRELARRYGTQFVVGGVIRDLGASGEQIGLAWGNDIRTGERKISPNIPMLKFNGWVPSLAELGVKISPYSRRFEADVYVFDGASGALLKQQRFSDSASGDVIQSRDNVFGSRRFYDTDFGKMVEKQLEQIVAGVDDVLACQAFAARISRVEKDRIYIDAGSTARVNKGDKLQLFRVSGPNQLVAAVNGDSSMSLGTPELLLSAVTVTQVQPLFAIAILENGSIRPEVGDYVRFSMKESR; encoded by the coding sequence TTGCTTAAAGCCTGTGTGCTCTTGCTGCTAGCCTTTCATGCCTGCGCTGCAGAAATTGAAGGTTTATCTGCGATCGGCGTGGGAGGGATTCCCATGGCGAGGCAAGAGGCCATTCAGGATGCCCTGATGCAAGCTTCATTGTGGAATGGGGCTAAAGTTGAGGCGAGCAGCCACGTTGAAAATGGCCGGGTCAGTGAGCTGCAGCGCGTCTACCCTGTACAGACGCTGGACCGGTATAAATTATTACGCGAATGGCGTGAAGGGAGTTTTTATCATGTGATGATAGAAACAGATCCTAAGCCAGAGCCAGTGCCTGCAGAAAAAATGGTGGCCTCTGCACCGGCCGCCGTTGCAATAGCAGACAGCGCACCACAGGGGGCGCTGGCCAGACAGCCTGTACGTGAATGTGCGCAATCTGATTTTGCTTACCGCAAAAAATTGCTGCTCGCGCATTTTCAGCTGCAAAACCCCGTTGACGCCAACGATATTTCCCATTTTCAGGATGGTTTGCAGCAAGAGCTGAGCCGTATGCTATCGGCCTCGGATCATTATTTGCCGCAGCGTACGGTGAATGAGGCTGCTTTTAATTTGCAACCTGGTTTTTATGACCCAGTTTTGCAGCCAGAGCGGGTTAGAGAGCTGGCGCGTCGCTATGGCACTCAATTTGTGGTGGGTGGGGTGATTCGTGATCTGGGTGCTTCGGGTGAGCAGATTGGGCTTGCATGGGGAAATGACATACGTACCGGCGAGCGTAAAATCAGCCCGAATATTCCCATGCTTAAATTTAATGGCTGGGTGCCGTCATTGGCCGAGCTGGGCGTAAAGATCAGCCCTTACTCTCGCCGTTTTGAGGCTGATGTCTATGTGTTTGATGGTGCCAGCGGGGCATTATTAAAGCAGCAGCGCTTTAGTGATTCGGCGAGCGGGGATGTGATTCAAAGTAGGGATAATGTGTTTGGTTCTCGCCGCTTTTACGACACGGATTTTGGCAAAATGGTTGAAAAGCAGCTGGAGCAGATTGTGGCAGGTGTGGATGATGTTCTGGCCTGCCAGGCTTTTGCAGCAAGGATCAGCCGGGTAGAAAAAGACCGTATTTATATCGATGCTGGCAGCACGGCAAGGGTAAATAAAGGCGATAAATTGCAATTATTCAGGGTAAGCGGCCCTAACCAATTAGTGGCCGCCGTGAATGGGGACAGCAGTATGTCATTAGGCACGCCAGAGTTGCTGCTGAGTGCGGTGACCGTTACCCAAGTCCAGCCTTTATTTGCGATTGCAATTTTAGAAAATGGCAGTATCCGCCCGGAAGTAGGTGATTACGTGCGTTTTAGTATGAAGGAATCAAGATGA
- a CDS encoding SPOR domain-containing protein — translation MKWFFALLLAANLMLWGYPSRPVAAPRLNAEINADKVKLIASLPVQVVNRPAPPIEVHEVAVASAAIAKPTPTPAPTPPPTPAPKAEIVTACMRWNGIGQEQTDTMRARLKALGISSTETVVSGKVWVYIPPQTDIELAKKKAQQLNDQGVQDYYVINNGGRWQNAISLGVFSSREGADRRLNELKEQGVKSAVVRERDDSPSHVTFALRKVSADQQQKLEKLNSQLKGAQLQQSKCS, via the coding sequence ATGAAATGGTTTTTTGCTCTGTTACTGGCTGCCAATCTAATGCTTTGGGGCTACCCTTCACGGCCCGTTGCCGCACCGCGCTTAAATGCTGAGATCAATGCAGATAAAGTAAAGCTGATTGCCAGCCTGCCTGTACAAGTTGTCAATCGGCCAGCCCCACCTATTGAGGTGCATGAAGTTGCAGTAGCCAGCGCTGCCATTGCAAAACCCACACCCACGCCTGCCCCAACACCACCCCCCACGCCTGCACCCAAAGCTGAGATCGTAACGGCCTGCATGCGCTGGAATGGTATTGGCCAGGAGCAAACCGATACGATGCGAGCCCGCTTAAAAGCACTGGGCATCAGCAGCACAGAAACCGTCGTCAGCGGCAAAGTATGGGTTTATATCCCGCCGCAAACAGATATTGAGCTTGCCAAGAAAAAAGCACAGCAGCTTAACGATCAGGGCGTACAGGATTATTACGTCATCAATAATGGTGGCCGCTGGCAGAATGCCATCTCACTTGGGGTATTCAGCAGCCGGGAAGGTGCTGACCGTCGTCTGAATGAGCTAAAGGAGCAGGGGGTGAAATCTGCCGTTGTCAGAGAGCGCGACGACAGCCCTTCCCATGTCACTTTTGCTTTACGCAAGGTTTCTGCAGATCAGCAGCAAAAGCTGGAAAAACTGAACAGTCAGCTCAAAGGAGCACAGTTACAGCAAAGCAAATGCTCCTAG
- a CDS encoding type III pantothenate kinase, protein MKMLLIDLGNTRIKWAYREGDILSTEGFILNTDFNQLLQQLSALPQPDIIHGCTVGSPELAGRLDEFCRAQWQRTIEWLQVSREALGIQNGYRYLEQQGPDRWAAVLGARSLFPDKALLIASAGTALTVDALTEDNEFLGGMILPGLRLMKSALAQQTERLTVSDGAFHDFPRCTTDAIQTGCLSALAGSIMAMHARLSLRGDTPLCILSGGDAAAIAPLLSAYQPIIAEQLVLHGLAALARNNAS, encoded by the coding sequence ATGAAAATGCTCTTAATTGATCTGGGTAATACCCGTATTAAGTGGGCCTATCGCGAAGGCGATATTCTTTCCACAGAAGGCTTTATCCTCAATACCGATTTTAATCAGCTGCTACAGCAATTAAGCGCCCTGCCCCAGCCCGATATTATTCATGGCTGCACGGTAGGCTCGCCCGAACTGGCTGGCCGGCTGGATGAGTTTTGCAGGGCACAGTGGCAGCGTACCATTGAATGGTTGCAAGTCAGCCGTGAAGCACTGGGTATTCAGAATGGCTATCGCTATTTAGAGCAGCAGGGGCCGGATCGCTGGGCCGCTGTTTTAGGTGCACGCAGTCTGTTTCCTGATAAAGCCCTGCTGATCGCCAGCGCGGGCACTGCACTGACGGTGGATGCACTCACCGAAGATAATGAGTTTTTAGGCGGCATGATTCTGCCCGGTTTGCGCCTGATGAAATCTGCATTAGCACAGCAAACAGAGCGTTTAACGGTCAGTGATGGTGCTTTTCATGATTTTCCGCGCTGCACAACCGATGCGATTCAAACCGGCTGCTTAAGCGCCCTAGCTGGCAGTATTATGGCTATGCATGCCCGCTTGTCTTTACGGGGCGACACACCGCTTTGTATTTTATCGGGCGGAGATGCCGCCGCGATTGCTCCGCTTTTAAGCGCTTATCAACCCATCATTGCCGAGCAGCTAGTGCTGCACGGCCTTGCTGCCCTGGCCCGGAATAACGCTTCATGA
- a CDS encoding biotin--[acetyl-CoA-carboxylase] ligase produces the protein MLHTLTLLRQLKAHEFTSGEAIARQLNISRSAVSGALTRSGDYGVELERRHGVGYKLTQSLEWLDHDQISRQLNPHTPFTLQLTDEIDSTNRALRQNNAAPGTVLAAEWQNAGRGRLGRQWVGSLGGSLLFSLVWRFSGGMTRLAGLSLAVGIALTRALENKGYAGMGLKWPNDVLCAKGKLAGILIELSGDALGPADAVIGIGLNLRLSDDERLNADHAADLSDCPGPAPDRNALLAAILNELADILPRFDQDGFAPLRPEWEARHLWQGEQARLISPDGKENRGRIIGVAEDGALRMAGEDGLKIVYAGDVSLRRENAS, from the coding sequence ATGTTGCATACACTTACACTTCTTCGTCAGCTTAAAGCCCATGAATTTACCTCTGGGGAAGCCATTGCCAGGCAGCTGAATATCTCCAGATCCGCAGTTTCAGGTGCGCTGACACGCAGCGGCGATTACGGCGTTGAGCTGGAGCGCCGTCATGGCGTGGGCTATAAACTGACTCAATCCCTTGAGTGGCTGGATCATGATCAAATCAGCCGCCAACTCAATCCCCACACCCCTTTTACGCTGCAATTAACCGATGAAATTGATTCGACCAATCGGGCGCTGCGCCAAAACAATGCAGCCCCGGGCACCGTGCTGGCTGCCGAATGGCAAAACGCCGGCCGTGGCCGTCTGGGCCGCCAATGGGTTGGCAGCTTAGGCGGCAGCCTTTTATTTTCCCTTGTCTGGCGCTTTAGTGGCGGCATGACCCGGCTGGCGGGTTTAAGCCTTGCCGTTGGCATTGCGCTCACAAGGGCGCTTGAGAATAAAGGCTACGCGGGCATGGGGCTAAAATGGCCCAACGATGTACTCTGCGCAAAAGGCAAACTGGCGGGCATTTTAATTGAGTTGTCAGGCGATGCCCTTGGCCCTGCCGATGCAGTCATCGGGATTGGCTTAAATTTGCGCCTCTCTGATGATGAGCGCCTGAATGCCGATCATGCCGCCGACCTCAGTGATTGCCCCGGCCCTGCTCCAGATAGAAATGCCCTGCTTGCCGCCATATTAAACGAGCTGGCCGATATTCTGCCCCGCTTTGATCAGGATGGTTTTGCGCCGCTTCGCCCCGAATGGGAGGCGCGCCATCTGTGGCAAGGCGAACAAGCGAGATTAATTTCACCTGATGGCAAAGAAAACCGTGGCCGTATTATTGGTGTGGCAGAAGATGGCGCATTAAGAATGGCAGGAGAAGATGGCTTAAAAATCGTCTATGCAGGCGATGTAAGCTTACGCAGAGAAAACGCATCATGA
- a CDS encoding response regulator — MAKHFSISELRVILLEPSAAQNKLITAKLKLLGIGDIISFELASQALASLKIDNSPNLILSALYLKDMTGIDLLIQLRNNPDTQDIAFVLISSETQPKVLEPLRQLGACAIIPKPFTSENLDHALCVSLDYLSEDLTLDQDDLDLDMLRVLLVDDSKAARNYMKKVLENLGVRNIKEAANGHEGVQMLEESVFDLLITDYNMPEMDGKELIEFVRKNSWQSNIPILMVSSESDGGRLAAVTQAGVSGICDKPFEPSVVRGLLEKILRDQQP; from the coding sequence ATGGCTAAACACTTTTCTATCAGCGAGTTACGGGTTATTTTGCTGGAGCCTTCAGCAGCACAAAATAAACTGATTACTGCCAAACTTAAATTACTGGGGATTGGCGATATCATTTCTTTTGAGCTGGCGTCTCAGGCCCTTGCATCACTCAAAATAGATAACAGCCCCAATTTAATCCTGAGCGCCCTCTATTTAAAAGATATGACGGGCATTGATTTACTGATCCAGCTGCGTAATAACCCGGATACCCAGGATATTGCTTTTGTACTGATTTCAAGCGAAACCCAGCCCAAAGTACTGGAGCCTCTGCGGCAGCTGGGGGCCTGCGCCATTATTCCCAAGCCCTTTACCTCTGAAAACCTTGATCACGCACTTTGTGTTTCCCTTGATTATCTTTCCGAAGATTTAACGCTGGATCAGGATGATCTGGATTTAGATATGTTGAGAGTGTTACTGGTAGATGATTCAAAAGCCGCCCGTAATTATATGAAGAAAGTATTGGAAAACTTGGGCGTTCGTAATATCAAAGAAGCAGCCAATGGTCACGAAGGCGTGCAAATGCTGGAAGAGTCAGTATTTGATTTATTAATCACCGATTACAATATGCCCGAAATGGATGGCAAAGAGCTGATCGAGTTTGTGCGTAAAAACAGCTGGCAAAGCAATATTCCCATTTTAATGGTTTCATCTGAAAGCGACGGAGGCCGGCTTGCCGCAGTGACTCAGGCAGGCGTTTCCGGCATCTGTGACAAGCCCTTCGAGCCATCGGTTGTGCGTGGCCTGCTGGAAAAAATCCTGCGTGATCAGCAACCATAA
- the hslV gene encoding ATP-dependent protease subunit HslV, which produces MEQFDGTTIVSVRRGDLVAVGGDGQVTLGNVVIKGTARKVRKLYNDKVIVGFAGGTADAFTLFERFEAKLEKHQGHLTRAAVELAKDWRTDRMLRRLEAMLIVADKTATLIITGNGDVLEPEHGIAAIGSGGAFAQSAARALLENTDLAPEVVVKKALEIAGDICIYTNQNHTIETM; this is translated from the coding sequence ATGGAACAATTTGATGGCACAACGATCGTCTCGGTTCGCCGGGGCGATCTGGTTGCAGTAGGTGGCGACGGGCAGGTTACGCTGGGCAATGTAGTCATCAAGGGTACTGCGCGTAAAGTACGTAAGCTTTACAACGACAAAGTGATTGTTGGCTTTGCCGGCGGCACCGCCGATGCATTTACCTTGTTTGAACGCTTTGAGGCAAAGCTGGAGAAGCATCAGGGCCATTTAACCCGCGCAGCAGTAGAGTTGGCTAAAGACTGGCGTACTGATCGTATGTTGCGCCGCCTTGAAGCCATGCTGATCGTTGCAGATAAAACCGCCACGCTGATTATTACAGGCAATGGCGATGTTTTAGAGCCCGAGCACGGCATTGCGGCCATTGGCTCTGGCGGTGCTTTTGCCCAGTCTGCCGCCCGTGCCCTGCTGGAAAACACCGATCTTGCACCTGAAGTGGTCGTTAAAAAAGCACTGGAAATCGCCGGTGATATTTGCATCTATACCAATCAAAATCACACGATTGAAACGATGTAA